In a genomic window of Apium graveolens cultivar Ventura unplaced genomic scaffold, ASM990537v1 ctg8506, whole genome shotgun sequence:
- the LOC141705065 gene encoding uncharacterized protein LOC141705065 isoform X2, whose amino-acid sequence MHKNRFNKMQRVIVSATKQYKLLISLLFCNASKCTAIIQLPQYCQRLHEMTINPPANIKALLPILILLSASANKMSKLKERAKEYAALIMEELDPENLVH is encoded by the exons ATGCACA AAAATCGCTTCAACAAAATGCAACGTGTAATTGTATCTGCAACCAAACAATATAAACTTTTAATTTCTCTCCTCTTCTGCAATGCATCCAAGTGCACGGCCATAATCCAGCTGCCTCAATATT GTCAACGTCTGCATGAAATGACTATAAATCCTCCTGCAAATATCAAAGCCCTTTTACCTATT CTAATCCTGCTAAGTGCATCAGCAAATAAGATGTCCAAACTAAAAGAGCGGGCAAAGGAATACGCTGCATTGATCATGGAAGAATTAGACCCTGAAAATCTAGTACATTGA
- the LOC141705065 gene encoding uncharacterized protein LOC141705065 isoform X1 yields MHSKISLLVTFPVRFCFGNVVLATENRFNKMQRVIVSATKQYKLLISLLFCNASKCTAIIQLPQYCQRLHEMTINPPANIKALLPILILLSASANKMSKLKERAKEYAALIMEELDPENLVH; encoded by the exons ATGCACAGTAAGATATCTCTTTTAGTTACTTTTCCAGTGAGATTCTGCTTTGGAAATGTAGTTTTAGCTACAG AAAATCGCTTCAACAAAATGCAACGTGTAATTGTATCTGCAACCAAACAATATAAACTTTTAATTTCTCTCCTCTTCTGCAATGCATCCAAGTGCACGGCCATAATCCAGCTGCCTCAATATT GTCAACGTCTGCATGAAATGACTATAAATCCTCCTGCAAATATCAAAGCCCTTTTACCTATT CTAATCCTGCTAAGTGCATCAGCAAATAAGATGTCCAAACTAAAAGAGCGGGCAAAGGAATACGCTGCATTGATCATGGAAGAATTAGACCCTGAAAATCTAGTACATTGA